One Mobula hypostoma chromosome 5, sMobHyp1.1, whole genome shotgun sequence DNA segment encodes these proteins:
- the LOC134347362 gene encoding E3 ubiquitin-protein ligase TRIM39-like, which yields MDVTSEKELENIINETICSICLEFYTEPVMIDCGHNFCKQCILDYWEKQKGNITCPKCRQQFTQPNTRLNRFAASMVESVRKLTAKPRESEDIRCSQHDEKLKLFCESDKLAVCVVCAVSQEHKDHKISPLKDVTEVYRGKLQTALEFLNKQVDEISNCQVSQQTNIAELKKQADDMRKNIESEFAKLRQFLREEEKLVMGKIKQREDGVLQQLEENLKAVSVENALMNQRISEIQRRMTLQEAELLKDIKLILESAEMPYTRPTEVRIDLSQREPIGPLQYTVWRRMLKVINPVPASLTLDPQTAHPRLILSDDDTQVRRGEWRKVPDLPERFNFLLSVLASQGFTSGRHYWEIDVSSNTAWDVGAAKSSVTRKAIPQNGIWAVGLWDKEYSAFTSPRTSLSLAEGPKRLGIYLDYEEGQISFYNAITMDHIYTFSDKFTEAIHPYFSTECKISPLKLVTVQI from the exons ATGGATGTGACTTCGGAGAAAGAACTGGAAAATATTATAAACGAAACGATCTGCTCAATCTGTCTCGAGTTTTACACGGAGCCGGTGATGATAGACTGTGGCCACAACTTCTGCAAACAATGCATCCTTGATTACTGGGAGAAACAGAAAGGCAATATCACCTGCCCCAAATGCCGGCAGCAGTTTACCCAGCCAAACACTAGGCTCAACCGCTTCGCGGCGAGCATGGTGGAGAGCGTCCGCAAGCTGACCGCGAAGCCCAGGGAGAGCGAAGACATCCGCTGCTCCCAGCACGACGAGAAGCTCAAGCTCTTCTGCGAGAGCGACAAATTGGCCGTCTGCGTGGTTTGCGCCGTTTCCCAAGAGCACAAGGACCACAAGATCAGCCCCCTGAAGGACGTGACCGAAGTCTACAGG GGAAAACTGCAGACTGCCTTGGAATTTCTGAATAAGCAAGTGGATGAAATATCCAACTGTCAAGTCAGTCAACAGACCAACATCGCGGAGCTGAAG AAACAAGCCGACGACATGCGGAAGAACATTGAGTCGGAATTTGCCAAGCTCAGGCAGTTTCTGCGTGAGGAGGAGAAGCTGGTGATGGGGAAGATTAAGCAGAGGGAAGATGGTGTCTTGCAGCAGCTGGAGGAGAACCTGAAGGCAGTGTCGGTGGAAAACGCGCTGATGAACCAGCGAATTTCGGAAATTCAGAGGAGGATGACCCTTCAGGAAGCAGAACTGCTGAAG GACATAAAATTGATACTTGAAAG TGCAGAGATGCCATACACCAGACCCACGGAAGTACGCATTGACCTCAGTCAACGTGAGCCCATCGGACCTTTACAGTACACAGTGTGGAGGCGAATGCTGAAAGTTATCAATCCAG TTCCAGCCTCGCTGACCCTGGACCCGCAGACGGCGCACCCCCGCCTCATCCTGTCCGATGATGACACCCAGGTGAGGCGTGGTgaatggaggaaggtgcctgACCTCCCCGAGCGCTTCAACTTTCTGCTCAGCGTATTGGCGTCGCAGGGATTCACCTCAGGCCGCCACTACTGGGAGATAGATGTGAGCAGCAACACGGCTTGGGACGTGGGCGCTGCCAAGTCCTCGGTGACCAGGAAGGCCATTCCGCAGAATGGCATCTGGGCAGTGGGACTGTGGGACAAGGAGTACAGTGCCTTCACCAGTCCCCGCACCTCACTGTCGCTGGCCGAGGGCCCGAAGCGGCTGGGCATTTACCTGGATTACGAGGAGGGCCAGATCTCCTTCTACAACGCCATCACCATGGATCACATCTACACCTTCTCTGACAAGTTTACCGAGGCCATCCACCCCTACTTCAGCACAGAGTGCAAAATCAGCCCACTGAAGCTGGTCACAGTCCAGATCTAG